A part of Triplophysa dalaica isolate WHDGS20190420 chromosome 17, ASM1584641v1, whole genome shotgun sequence genomic DNA contains:
- the LOC130439494 gene encoding disks large homolog 5, giving the protein MRRNSNESSLQEQKDPVYLREKVTQKHSREHFESAQRIEQDYSKYFTGVVQGGSLSSMCAHIRTVVDQEQNKVLWVPDGTT; this is encoded by the exons ATGAGGAGGAATTCAAACGAGTCATCACTGCA GGAGCAGAAAGATCCGGTGTACCTGCGGGAGAAAGTGACACAGAAACATTCCAGAGAGCATTTTGAGTCTGCACAGAGGATTGAACAAGACTACAGCAAATACTTCACAG GTGTGGTTCAGGGCGGGAGTTTGTCCTCAATGTGCGCTCACATCAGGACTGTTGTGGACCAGGAACAGAACAAAGTTCTTTGGGTTCCTGATGGGACCACGTGA